GATCCTTCCTGGCGTGTGCCGCCCTTGGACTCTCTGCTGTGGCTGGCGCTGCCGACAGCGAACTCGACACGAGCTTTGGCATATTCTCAACCGGCCGGAACGTCATTCCGATCAACGGAGGCGGCAGCAACAGCGACTATGTCGCCGAAGTGCTGGTCGCGCCCGACAACTCGATCTACCTGGTCGGGTCGTCCAACGTGCAGGGTACGAACGATTTCCGCCTGACAGTCGTTCACCTCCTTCCCAACGGGGTGCTCGATACGGACTTCGGCACCAATGGCCGTTACGTCGCACCCCAGGGTACCGGCAACACCTTGGCCAATTCGGCAACGTTCGACAGCCAGGGCGATATCCTGATTGGCGGTACGCGCCGGATCACTTCCAGCGACACCGACTTCACGGTGTGCAAGATCCGCGGTGCGGGGCTTGCGGTATTCAGCGGAACCAACACCGCCTGCGTGATCGTGCCGATCAACCTGGGCGGTACATTGCAGGACACGGCCTACCGCATGAAACGCCTGCCGGATGGGCGGCTTCTGCTGATGGGCACGGCCGACGCGGGTGCGGGTCCGGATCACGCCGCGCTGGCGCTGCTCAAGGCCGACGGCACCCTGGATACGTCCTTCGGCAATGGTGGCAAGGTACATACCCTGCGTGACGGCCTGATCCGCGCGGAACTGCACGGCGCGGCCCTGACCGGGGACATCCTCTTTGCCGTGGGCGAGGGCGTTACCAATCCAGGCGGACATCGCGGCGCGCTGGTTGTGAAAGTCCGGCTGTCCGACGGTGCCGTCGTTGGCGATTCCTTGAATTTCCTCGGCACCGACACCGGGCCGGCCTACTACCGCGACGCCATCGAGGTACCCGGGTTCGGGCTGATCGCGGTCGGCACCGCCACCAGTACTGGCAAGCGCCGCGGTGTCGCCGCGTCCCTGAGTGGCGCGGGCGAGCCGTACGGTAACTGGGCGAGCGGCGATGGCTATAGCCTGATGCTCGGTGGTGACGCCATCGACCTCAAGCGGATCACGCAGCAGTCGGATGGCAAGTTCCTCGTGTCCGGCACGTTCCTGGCTTCGGGCGGGGCGTCGTCGCAGCTGATGGTGGGGCGCTACAACGCCGGTGGCGGCGTCGACTACACCTTCAACCTGTTGCAGGGTTATCGCGCGATTGACTTTCAGATGCCGGGCGCGTTTGACGGCGGCGCCGTGCTGGCCGTACAGAACGGCCGGCCGATTGTCGCAGGCAGCATTTCCGTCCAGTCCAATACCGCTGACTTTGATTTCGGTGTCGCACGGCTGCAGAACGATCTGGTGTTCAGCAACGCCTTCGGACCGGCACCCAACCTGGACTGATACGGATCGATGCGGGGTCCTGGCCTGCGGCAGGGTGTGCGGTGTGTCCCGACAGCTGTCTAAAATCGTCGAAAGCGGGGAGGACGGCAGATGGATGCACAACGCTGGCGACGTGCGCGCGAATTGTTCGACGCCTTGGCCGACGCACCTGCCGAGCGCTGGAACGATCGGCTTGAACAGTTGTGTCCGGACGATGATGCCGTGCGTGCCGAGGCGCTGGCGCTACTGCGCGCGGACCAGGATGTCACGCTGACCACGGCGCTCGCCGGCCACGCGCCGGACCTGATCGAGGCGGCCGCGCAGGACCATGATCGGGAGGAACGGGTCGCCTTGGCGGGTGTGCGGGTTGGTCCGTTCCGGTTGGTTCGGGAACTGGGGCGTGGCGGCATGGGACAGGTCTGGCTGGCCGAGCGCGACGACGGTGAGTTCCAGCAGTCGGTGGCCATCAAGCTGATGCGCGGCGGCTGGGACACCGACGAGTTGCACGCACGGTTTCGCGCGGAGCGGCAGATCCTGGCGGGATTGACGCATCCGAACATCGCGCACCTGGTCGATGGCGGCGTCACCGCGAACGGAAAACCCTGGCTGGCACTGGAATATGTCGACGGCAGCAATCTGCGCGAGTATTGCGACGCCCGGCGCTTGAGTCTGCGTGAACGGTTGCGCCTGTTCCTCACCGTCTGCGACGCGGTGGCGCATGCGCACGCGCGGCTGGTCGTGCACCGTGATCTCAAGCCGTCGAATCTTCTGGTCGATTCGCGTGGCCAGGCGAAGCTGCTGGACTTCGGCATTGCCAAGCTGATCGACAGCGATACCGCAACCAGCACCACGCGCATTTTCACGCCCGAGTACGCTGCGCCGGAGCAGGTGCGAGGAGAGCTGGTCACGACGGCCGTCGACATCTATGCACTTGGTCTGCTGCTGTACGAACTCCTGACTGGCTGCCGCCCGTACCAGCTGAAAGATTCGACACCGGCTGCCTACGAGCGGGCCATCCTGGACCAGGAGCCGACCCGCCCGAGCGCCGCCGTGACGCGCAGCGATGCCGAGGCGGACGCCCGTGCGGCGCAGCGGCATCTGACGCCGGGCTTGCTCTCCCGCGCGTTGCGCGGTGACCTGGATGCCGTCGTGCTCAAGACCCTGCGCAAGGAGCCGGCACAGCGCTACTCGACCGTCGGCGACCTGGCGGCGGATATCCAGCGTTACCTGGATCGTCGGCCGGTGCTGGCGCGGCGTGGCGGATGGCGTTACCGCGCGGCGCGCTTTCTGCGTCGCCATGCGCTGGCAGCCGTCCTGGCGGCTATTGCTGTCATCGGGTTGGTCAGTGGGTTGGGCGTGGCGCTGTGGCAGGCGCGGATTGCACGGTCCGAGCGTGATACGGCGCGCCAGTCGCTGGCGTTCATGACGCACCTTTTCGAAAGTGCGGATCCCGGGCTGCGCAAGAAGACGGAATTGACGGTGCAGGATCTTCTGGATGAAGGCACGCGGACGATCCGATCCGAGCTGGCCGACCAGCCGTCGGCGCGCCTGGAACTGCTTCTGGCCATGGCGACGGCCTACGCGGGTATGGAGCTGCCCGATTCGGTCGAGCCGCTCCTGGACGAAGCCGAGCGCATCGCCGTCTCGTTGAACGCGGTTGCACACCAGGCCGAGATCCTGCGCTTACGCTGCCACGTCGCGTCGAGCCGCAACCGGACGGACGATTGCGCGGCATTGCTTGATCGCGTGGAAGCGATGGTGAATCCGGAGGATCCGGCACAGCGACGCACATTGCTGCAGGCGATTGAAATGCGTTCGATGTATCTGTCGCGGCAGAACCGTCACGCGGAAGTCGTGAAGCAGATGGAGCGCGCGCTGGCACTGACCACCAGTGATCGTGAGTATCTGCGGCGACGCGAAGAATTGCTCGGAACGCTCAGCTACTCGCTGGTGAAGCTCGGGCGTGCTGCCGAAGCGGTGAGCCGGTTGCGTCCGCTCGTCGAAGAACTGCGCCGCACGCCGGATACGCCACCGCGCATTCTTGCCGACGCCCTGGACAACCTGGCGCGTTCCCTGGCCGCTCAGGGACACAAGGACGAAGCCATTGCGCTCAACGCGGAATCGCTCGCGGTGATGGAAGCCCTGTACGGGCCCGACAACCCCATCATTTCGGTCAAGCTGGGCAACTATGCCGTGACCCTGTATGAGGCCGGGCAACTGACCAAGGCGCTGCCGCTGCTCAAACGCGTGGTTGCGCTCGACCGGGCGGGTGGCGAACCCCGGTTGCGTGGCCTGGCAAATTCCCTCGGAAACCTGGGCGCGCTGGAGTTCCAGCTCGGTAACAATGCGGTGGCGCGTGAACTGCTGACCGAGGCGGTGGAGGTGGCGGTGCGCGCGGGTGTTCCCTTGCATCAGGGGGGATGGCTGCGCTGGCGCGGCGTGCTGGCGATGACGGAACAGCGCTACGCGGATGCCCAGGCGGATCTGGCCGAAAGTCAGAAGGTGCTGGCGCCCTTGTTCGCCCCGGACCATGCGAGTCTGCTTCGAGGACGTCTTCTGGCGCAGCTGGCGCGTCTGGGCGCGCAGGGCTGGCAGGCGCGCGAGGCTGTCTGCGTCGCCGTATCCGCGGATGCTCCCAAATGGGTAGCGGCGAAGATCACCTCGGCGGAGGCCAGTGTTGCCGCGTGGCTGCAGTCGCTATGTGCGATGGCGGCACCGGATGCGACCGCAGTCGATGCGTCGTACCGCGAGCTGGTAGGGCGGCTGCCAAAAGAGGATTACCGCTTGCGCTACCTGGAACCGGTCAAGGTACGCCTGCTGCGGAATGCGGCGCCGTGATGCACTGATCAGTCTTCCAATTGGTCAAGACGCTGACGCAACGCCTCGGCTTCCTGCGGCAGCAGGGCAAATCCGTAGTGGTGCTGGGACTCGGTGTCGAGCAGGAATTGCAGCGCCAGACGGTTGCCGAGTTCCGCCGCACTGCGGATGTGCGCCAGGCCGCGATTGAGGTCGCGTGCGACACCCAGTGCAGTGAGCAGGGCGTAACCGTACTCGTATTTCGAGGCGGCGTGTCCCAGTTCGGCGCCGCGCTCGAACCACTTCGCTGCCTTGGAGTAGTTGCACACGGCCCTGGGCGCATAGACGCCGTACTGCTGGCCCAGAAAAAAGCGGCGTCCGCGTTTCCGGCGCGGGCGACGCCCTCGACATAGCGGTAGGCTTCCTCCAGCCGGCCTTGTTCATAGAGGTCGAGCCAATGGCTGCTGAAATGGATCTGGTCGTCGGATTCGTCCGGCTCGGTCATCGGTGTGCCAGTGCAGATCATCGCCCGAATGGCTGTGTGCCGGCGGTCATTGCTCCACCGGTGGCGCAGGCGGGTAGCGGCAAGGGACCACGAACGGCGCACCGGTCCGCCGTGTGGCGGCACCTGGATGATGGCCCGATTGTGCCGCCGATTCGGCGTCTAGGCCAGTTGCTCGACATCCGATGGGCGATACTGCCGCAACACCGGATTCAGGTCCCGCTGCAAATCCGGTGTCTGTCTGCCCCCGTGTTCACCAAGGCAGGAGCCGTCATGGGTGTCTATCTGGAACAGTTTCCCGGTGCGCTTGAGCCGCGTCGTACGCCATTTGACGAACCGGGCGAGCCGGTCGTGCCCTGTGCCTTCATCTACCTCACCAATCGGTACGAAGGGCGCTGGTCGTACCTGATGCCCGTCGGGTTCGAGAAGGTGCATGACCCGATCGATCATGTCGCCATGGGGTATACGCAGTTGTGGATAATGCAGAAAATGCAGGGCATCCATCCCGGAGGCGGGTCGTCGCGAAGTCGCGCGTCGAAGCCGATACCCGCCTTCGACGAGGGCATCGAACGGAGCGATTACGTGGATCTGTTTCATATCCTGCGTGAACCGGGCGCCGGCGCGATGCAGCACAATGATCATCTGGGCGGACGTCGCCGCTACCGCGACGCCGTGGAGACGGCGCGGCAGCACGCCCAGCGTGAGCATTGCCGCGTTGTCGTGGCCAAACTGCTGCACGACTGGACCTGGCATTGACGGCCGGCGCACAGCGCCGGCCGCCTGTCGCAGTACTGCTCAATTACGGCGAGTTGATGGCGGCCTGGTAGGCCAGCCAGGCGTCGAGGCGGCCGTGCCCGACCATGTGGTTGGGTCGAGTGCCGGAGGTCGTGCCGCCGCAGGTCTGGCTGAAGGGTACGCTGGCGCTGACGACCGACTGGCGCAGCAGCTGTGCCACCTTGGCGGGGTTGCCCTTCAACGCCGGCTTCGCCGACATCATCAATGCGACGACGCCGGCGACGTGGGGCGTGGCCATGCTGGTACCGCTCATGGTGCCGTAGCTGCTGTTACGCACGCTGGAACGCACGCTGACGCCGGGGGCGCTCAGGTCCGGCTTGATCGCCGACTGGCCGGACACCGGTCCGCGGCTGGAGAAGTTGGCGAGACTGTCATTGGTCGTGCCGGTCGCACCGACAACGAAGGCCGAGCTGTAGACGGCCGGCGGATCCTTGATCGTCGAGCAGGAGGAACCATCGTTGCCTGCGGCGGCAACCACCATGACGCCGCCGGCGACGAGATTGTCGACTGCCGAGCGGATCTCGTTGCCCGTGGTGCAACCCTCCGAACGCACGCAGCCCCAGGAATTGCTGGTGACGTCCGGCGCGAGGT
This genomic stretch from Tahibacter amnicola harbors:
- a CDS encoding serine/threonine-protein kinase, which encodes MDAQRWRRARELFDALADAPAERWNDRLEQLCPDDDAVRAEALALLRADQDVTLTTALAGHAPDLIEAAAQDHDREERVALAGVRVGPFRLVRELGRGGMGQVWLAERDDGEFQQSVAIKLMRGGWDTDELHARFRAERQILAGLTHPNIAHLVDGGVTANGKPWLALEYVDGSNLREYCDARRLSLRERLRLFLTVCDAVAHAHARLVVHRDLKPSNLLVDSRGQAKLLDFGIAKLIDSDTATSTTRIFTPEYAAPEQVRGELVTTAVDIYALGLLLYELLTGCRPYQLKDSTPAAYERAILDQEPTRPSAAVTRSDAEADARAAQRHLTPGLLSRALRGDLDAVVLKTLRKEPAQRYSTVGDLAADIQRYLDRRPVLARRGGWRYRAARFLRRHALAAVLAAIAVIGLVSGLGVALWQARIARSERDTARQSLAFMTHLFESADPGLRKKTELTVQDLLDEGTRTIRSELADQPSARLELLLAMATAYAGMELPDSVEPLLDEAERIAVSLNAVAHQAEILRLRCHVASSRNRTDDCAALLDRVEAMVNPEDPAQRRTLLQAIEMRSMYLSRQNRHAEVVKQMERALALTTSDREYLRRREELLGTLSYSLVKLGRAAEAVSRLRPLVEELRRTPDTPPRILADALDNLARSLAAQGHKDEAIALNAESLAVMEALYGPDNPIISVKLGNYAVTLYEAGQLTKALPLLKRVVALDRAGGEPRLRGLANSLGNLGALEFQLGNNAVARELLTEAVEVAVRAGVPLHQGGWLRWRGVLAMTEQRYADAQADLAESQKVLAPLFAPDHASLLRGRLLAQLARLGAQGWQAREAVCVAVSADAPKWVAAKITSAEASVAAWLQSLCAMAAPDATAVDASYRELVGRLPKEDYRLRYLEPVKVRLLRNAAP